Part of the Nitrospinota bacterium genome, AATCGCCGCAGCCGGGGCACCACGCTTTTTCCCCTTCATAGCGAAACGCGTTTGAATTTTCCATTGCCATGCACCTCTTTCAGCCTGTCTATGATAAAGCGGGCGGTAATGGGCCGTCCGTCATACCGCGTTACTGGCACGCCGGTTCGTATCCCGGTTTCGCGCGCCAGCAGCCGCGCCAGTTGTCCGGTAAAGTTTCCCTCCACCGTGTGAAGCGTTTCCTTCTTTGCCAGCAGAGCGCGGGCTTCGCCGGACGGGAACGGCGCCAGCCGGTTGAAGTGCGCCATGCCCGCTTTAATGCCAGCCCCATTCAGCGCGTCCACCGCCTCGCGCGCCGCGCCATAGGCGGTTCCCCAGCAGGCGAGCGTGATAAGCGGCTTTTTGGCGCCGTACCATGTCGGCGCGCCCGGCTCTTTGGCCATCCCTTTCAGCTTGCGGAACCGCTTTTCCACCATCGCGCGGACGATGCCGGGGTCTTCGGTGATGTGGCCGTCCTCCTCATGCAAGTGGCTGTCGTACATCACCCGTGCGCCCGGTGTGCCATACGGCAGACGGGGTGAAACGCCGTTGGGCGTGAGGCTGTACCGTTTGTAGGGATCGGGAAGTTTCGCGGGATCGGCCAGGTAATTTTTAAAGCGCACCCTTGCGGCATTGAACCGGTCAAGCGTCACATAGCTGTCCACCAACTGTTGATCTCCCAGCAGAAATACCGGCACCTGATACTTGTCCGCCAGATTCATGGCATGGATGGCGGTGTAAAACGCCTCTTCCGCCGTGCCGGGGGCGAAGACGAAACGGGGGAATTCACCGTGGCCGATGTTCAGCGCAAGGTCGAGATCCTCCTGCCCCGTGCGTGTGGGCAGTCCCGTGGCGGGGCCGGGACGCATGATGTTGGCGATCACCACCGGCGTTTCGGCTATTCCGGCGAGGCTGATTCCCTCCGCCATGAGATCCAGCCCGCCACCCGATGTGGTAACGGCGGTACGCACCCCCGCGGCGGAAGCTCCCAGCGCCATGTTCACGGCGGCGATCTCGTCTTCGGCCTGCTCGGAAAGAATGCCCAGCTCCGCCGCGTTGGCGGTAACGTAGTTGAAGATGGAGGTGGAGGGGGACATCGGATACGCGCTGACGAAGCGGAGTC contains:
- a CDS encoding 2-oxoacid:acceptor oxidoreductase subunit alpha, which codes for MPQTTLTLGGMAGQGLVTVSDLLLKLLARAGYRLLATQDYMSRVRGGHNFIQICIDADPVFAPQPAADILAALDRRSMDEHLRELTAGGIVLHDSDHTPPTVNGVRFAGVPMNRFANEAGNPVYANAVALGAIAALLEIGMAGVDALLREHFGKKGNEAVEKNIAAAQAGHRHIARYYAETTRPLQPVKQKTRMLINGAQAIGLGMMAGGLRFVSAYPMSPSTSIFNYVTANAAELGILSEQAEDEIAAVNMALGASAAGVRTAVTTSGGGLDLMAEGISLAGIAETPVVIANIMRPGPATGLPTRTGQEDLDLALNIGHGEFPRFVFAPGTAEEAFYTAIHAMNLADKYQVPVFLLGDQQLVDSYVTLDRFNAARVRFKNYLADPAKLPDPYKRYSLTPNGVSPRLPYGTPGARVMYDSHLHEEDGHITEDPGIVRAMVEKRFRKLKGMAKEPGAPTWYGAKKPLITLACWGTAYGAAREAVDALNGAGIKAGMAHFNRLAPFPSGEARALLAKKETLHTVEGNFTGQLARLLARETGIRTGVPVTRYDGRPITARFIIDRLKEVHGNGKFKRVSL